One Nostoc sp. UHCC 0302 DNA window includes the following coding sequences:
- a CDS encoding ABC transporter ATP-binding protein: MKSLTSKTKPPIGNSHSAVVEVQNLGYAYSQQEPVLQEISFTLNKGDRVALMGATGSGKSTLLENLIGLKQPQTGKIWINGILVEPRTLPQVRRQIGFSFQDANDQLFMPTILEDVTFGPRNYGVPPAEASDQARQLLADFELEAYAHRSAHELSGGQRRLAALATILALEPTILILDEPTNGLDPAWRRHLAQVLLNLPVQVMLIASHDLHWLGRVTQRALVLADGRIQIDSDIQPLLKDGDRLDQLGLPVDW, from the coding sequence TTGAAATCTTTGACATCTAAAACCAAACCTCCAATCGGTAACTCCCACAGTGCTGTGGTCGAGGTTCAGAATTTGGGATATGCCTATTCCCAGCAAGAACCAGTATTACAAGAAATCTCTTTTACTTTGAACAAAGGCGATCGCGTGGCATTGATGGGAGCCACTGGTTCTGGAAAAAGCACATTACTAGAGAACCTGATTGGCTTAAAACAACCGCAAACCGGAAAAATTTGGATTAATGGCATCTTAGTAGAACCTAGAACTCTGCCCCAAGTCCGTCGTCAAATTGGCTTTAGCTTCCAAGATGCCAACGACCAATTATTTATGCCGACCATTTTAGAAGACGTTACCTTTGGGCCACGCAACTATGGTGTACCACCAGCAGAGGCAAGCGATCAGGCCAGGCAATTATTAGCTGATTTTGAGCTAGAAGCTTACGCCCACCGTTCCGCCCACGAACTATCTGGTGGACAAAGACGCCTTGCTGCCCTAGCCACGATTTTGGCATTAGAACCGACAATTTTGATTTTGGATGAGCCAACTAACGGACTAGATCCAGCATGGCGGCGACACTTGGCACAAGTGTTGTTAAATTTACCTGTGCAAGTAATGTTAATTGCTTCCCATGACCTACATTGGTTAGGCAGAGTTACCCAACGTGCTTTAGTACTTGCTGATGGTCGTATTCAGATAGACAGTGACATTCAGCCACTTTTAAAAGACGGAGATAGATTAGACCAGTTGGGTTTGCCAGTAGATTGGTAA
- a CDS encoding energy-coupling factor transporter transmembrane protein EcfT, with protein sequence MLKLSLPLRLQLSLVIVVGAALLKHHAWYCLAAYGAIALLWAGLLRVPILKLGGLLGTELIFLSLLALPLGWERASFLLVRSLICLIAMNSFLLTLPPHSFGIALKSLPVPAPLKENLLLAGQYMEILLSEVTRMQRSAQLRGLNGTAGWLRYASASMIGALYLRSLDRAERVYAAMVTRGYNGQLPIDSAFRPKERFVLLTAWTIAACLTLTSYRI encoded by the coding sequence ATGCTTAAACTTTCCTTGCCGTTACGCTTGCAATTGTCTTTGGTGATTGTGGTCGGGGCAGCTTTATTAAAGCATCATGCTTGGTATTGTTTGGCTGCGTATGGCGCGATCGCACTTTTGTGGGCTGGACTGTTACGCGTCCCAATTCTCAAACTAGGAGGATTACTTGGTACTGAATTGATTTTCTTATCATTACTTGCATTGCCCTTGGGATGGGAGCGAGCTAGCTTTTTGCTGGTTCGTTCGTTGATTTGTCTGATAGCTATGAATAGTTTTTTGTTGACCTTACCGCCTCACAGTTTCGGCATCGCCCTGAAAAGCTTACCTGTACCAGCACCTTTAAAGGAAAATTTACTATTAGCTGGGCAATACATGGAAATTTTGCTATCAGAAGTTACGCGTATGCAGCGCAGCGCTCAATTACGCGGTTTGAATGGTACTGCGGGATGGCTGCGCTATGCTAGTGCTTCCATGATCGGAGCTTTGTATCTCCGCAGTTTAGATAGGGCAGAGCGAGTCTACGCGGCAATGGTTACGCGTGGTTACAACGGGCAATTGCCCATAGATTCCGCTTTTAGACCAAAAGAGCGTTTTGTCCTATTAACAGCTTGGACGATCGCTGCTTGTTTGACTCTAACTTCTTACCGAATTTAA
- a CDS encoding energy-coupling factor ABC transporter permease — MHIPDGFVSPPVAAAAGLVSAAALFVAFRRSQEAFGIRRAPILGLTTAFIFAAQMINFPVAGGTSGHLLGGTLAAIVLGSPWAGTLSIATVLIIQAVLFADGGITALGANILNMAVIGVWVGWGLTQTLQRLFGGSKGRLPFAAGIAAGVSVVVAAIACAIELALSGTAPVAIVLPAMSGVHILIAIGEGLITGGVLNYLSTARPDLLPGEQHEFRGWSIPVVSIFLIAGVLSLFASAWPDGLEKVAQNAGFINLADRVRVIVPTPLANYGIEGLGTIGTSIAGLIGAAVCFAVAFGIAKVVKPKDA; from the coding sequence ATGCATATTCCTGATGGATTTGTTTCTCCACCGGTGGCGGCAGCTGCTGGTTTAGTCAGTGCGGCAGCGCTGTTTGTAGCCTTTAGGCGATCGCAAGAAGCTTTTGGTATCCGTCGCGCTCCCATCTTAGGCTTAACCACTGCCTTTATTTTTGCTGCCCAAATGATCAATTTTCCTGTAGCAGGAGGTACAAGCGGTCACTTGTTAGGGGGAACCTTAGCAGCGATCGTTTTGGGGAGTCCTTGGGCGGGAACGTTGTCTATCGCCACGGTATTAATAATTCAAGCTGTACTGTTCGCTGATGGTGGCATCACAGCCTTGGGAGCGAATATTTTAAACATGGCAGTGATTGGTGTCTGGGTTGGCTGGGGTTTAACCCAAACCTTGCAGCGGCTGTTCGGCGGTTCTAAAGGACGCTTACCTTTTGCTGCTGGCATAGCAGCTGGTGTCAGTGTAGTCGTAGCCGCGATCGCTTGTGCCATTGAGTTAGCCCTTTCTGGAACTGCACCCGTAGCAATAGTTTTACCAGCTATGAGTGGTGTGCATATTCTGATTGCTATTGGCGAAGGGTTAATTACTGGCGGTGTGCTGAATTACCTGTCCACTGCACGACCAGATTTGTTACCAGGAGAACAGCATGAGTTTCGTGGGTGGTCGATACCAGTTGTCAGTATTTTCCTGATTGCAGGTGTGCTGTCACTGTTTGCCTCAGCCTGGCCTGATGGTTTAGAAAAAGTGGCACAAAACGCAGGTTTTATTAATTTAGCCGATAGAGTGCGAGTAATTGTACCAACACCCTTGGCTAACTACGGTATTGAAGGTTTAGGGACTATTGGCACTAGTATTGCTGGACTTATAGGAGCTGCGGTTTGCTTTGCTGTAGCCTTTGGGATTGCTAAGGTGGTGAAACCAAAGGATGCTTAA